In Candidatus Promineifilum breve, one genomic interval encodes:
- the dcd gene encoding dCTP deaminase, protein MSVKPDHWIRRMAQEKRMIEPFVDGQVRDGVISYGLSSYGYDIRVSTEFKIFTNVHSAVVDPKHFNPKSFVDFHGDVCVIPPNSFVLAQTIEYFRIPRDIITICLGKSTYARCGLIVNVTPFEPEWEGYVTLEISNTTPLPARIYANEGIAQVLFFQADEVCEISYADRKGKYQYQQSIVLPQI, encoded by the coding sequence ATGTCTGTAAAACCCGACCACTGGATCCGCCGGATGGCGCAAGAGAAGAGGATGATCGAGCCGTTTGTCGATGGGCAGGTACGCGACGGCGTCATTTCCTATGGCCTGTCGTCCTATGGCTATGACATTCGTGTCAGCACCGAATTCAAAATCTTTACCAACGTCCATTCGGCCGTCGTCGATCCCAAGCACTTTAACCCCAAGTCGTTCGTCGATTTTCACGGCGACGTGTGCGTCATCCCGCCCAACTCCTTCGTGTTGGCCCAGACGATTGAGTATTTCCGCATCCCCCGCGACATCATTACCATCTGCCTGGGCAAGAGCACCTACGCTCGCTGTGGCCTCATCGTCAACGTCACCCCCTTCGAGCCGGAGTGGGAGGGGTACGTCACGCTGGAAATCTCCAACACCACCCCGCTGCCGGCGCGCATCTACGCCAACGAGGGCATCGCCCAGGTGCTGTTCTTCCAGGCCGACGAGGTCTGCGAAATCTCCTACGCCGACCGCAAGGGGAAGTATCAGTATCAGCAGAGTATTGTGTTGCCTCAGATTTGA
- a CDS encoding DNRLRE domain-containing protein, which produces MSTLKSTPRPGRHARRLFITLVIALLLAVTAATAPAQEETDGPYPTDAEVYATLKPIVLSETRRGDVTTITLDIPVQHDTFTSSGFPNSNWNNDPNIRVGFNQTLGLGAMRTFLRFDLNQIPSNATIQSANLRAFINGFSPNGDAPTSMLARFLSSQWDASILTWNNFNPSWGSEIGVGDVPASIGWIEASLTGSVAQWVSGQRPNHGIMIQGNEQPQQRERIFTALNANNGLHARLIVTYDVVTDTTPPTSNIEQLPQWSAGTFTVRWNGTDGPTPGASGIRHFDVQSRVNGGAWENWQTATTATSATFTGTNGMFYEFRVRAVDVANNVEAFHPTPDAATTVDTVPPNATMNPLPQFTFTDTFNVSWIGTDTGSGPNDGSGIAHYDVEFQLDGGPWQPFTFTTQATSGTVLSALPGQVYGFRARAVDRVGNIQAFPNGPQAETTVSLGDPSANIAAFNPPIATANNFLVSWVGSAAPGASIVAYTVQFRFNNGPWQTWLTNVAVTSAQFSAILGDGTYAFQVQARDSTGRVSPFFGGPGSGIALDMVAPFITIRDYMPAIPSY; this is translated from the coding sequence ATGTCGACCTTGAAATCCACTCCGCGGCCGGGACGCCATGCCCGGCGACTGTTTATCACCCTGGTTATCGCCCTATTGCTGGCCGTGACCGCGGCCACAGCCCCGGCCCAGGAAGAGACAGACGGCCCCTACCCCACCGACGCAGAAGTGTACGCCACCCTAAAGCCAATCGTCTTGTCGGAGACGCGGCGCGGCGACGTGACAACGATCACCCTGGATATTCCGGTCCAACACGACACCTTCACCTCATCGGGCTTTCCCAATAGCAATTGGAATAACGATCCGAATATACGTGTCGGCTTCAATCAGACGCTGGGTCTGGGGGCCATGCGCACTTTCCTGAGATTCGACCTAAATCAGATCCCCAGCAACGCCACCATCCAATCGGCCAATCTGCGCGCCTTCATCAATGGCTTTTCGCCCAATGGCGACGCGCCCACGTCCATGCTGGCCCGTTTTCTGAGTTCGCAATGGGACGCATCGATCCTGACCTGGAACAATTTCAATCCCAGTTGGGGGTCGGAGATCGGCGTTGGTGACGTGCCGGCGTCGATCGGCTGGATCGAAGCCAGCCTGACCGGTTCCGTGGCCCAGTGGGTATCGGGCCAGCGTCCGAACCATGGGATCATGATCCAGGGCAACGAGCAGCCACAACAGCGCGAACGCATCTTCACCGCCCTCAACGCCAACAACGGCTTGCATGCGCGGTTGATCGTCACCTATGACGTCGTCACCGACACCACCCCGCCCACGTCCAATATCGAACAGTTGCCGCAATGGTCGGCGGGCACATTCACCGTACGCTGGAACGGCACCGACGGCCCCACCCCGGGGGCCAGCGGCATTCGCCATTTTGACGTGCAATCCCGCGTCAACGGCGGCGCGTGGGAAAACTGGCAGACGGCCACCACGGCCACCTCGGCCACCTTCACCGGCACAAACGGCATGTTCTACGAGTTCCGTGTGCGCGCCGTGGACGTCGCCAACAACGTCGAGGCGTTCCATCCCACGCCCGACGCGGCGACAACGGTCGATACCGTGCCGCCCAATGCGACGATGAACCCCTTGCCGCAATTCACCTTCACCGACACCTTCAACGTGTCGTGGATCGGCACCGATACCGGCAGCGGCCCCAACGACGGCAGTGGCATCGCCCACTATGACGTGGAGTTCCAACTGGACGGCGGGCCGTGGCAGCCGTTCACCTTCACCACGCAGGCCACGTCGGGCACCGTGCTCAGTGCCTTGCCCGGCCAGGTCTATGGCTTCCGGGCGCGCGCCGTCGACCGGGTGGGCAACATCCAGGCGTTCCCCAATGGCCCCCAGGCTGAGACGACGGTCTCGCTCGGCGATCCCTCGGCCAACATTGCGGCGTTCAATCCGCCCATCGCCACGGCGAATAACTTCCTCGTGTCGTGGGTGGGTTCGGCCGCGCCGGGGGCGTCGATCGTCGCCTATACCGTCCAGTTCCGCTTCAACAACGGCCCGTGGCAGACGTGGCTGACCAACGTCGCCGTCACCAGCGCGCAATTCTCGGCCATTCTGGGCGACGGCACCTACGCTTTCCAGGTGCAGGCCCGCGATAGCACCGGCCGGGTCAGCCCGTTCTTCGGCGGCCCCGGCAGCGGGATCGCCCTCGACATGGTGGCCCCCTTCATCACCATACGAGATTACATGCCGGCCATCCCCAGCTATTAG
- a CDS encoding cytochrome b, producing MATFVEQVREMGVKQAVVTKADEVVERLTAGMNITDIRSALRGDEPRRPNPRLRPHADGFWLHIRPSFYHTGVTHIYPTFRLGWLATFMLIWETITGLVLMVFYTPSPLSAYGNMWNILGNVPLGQLFRNMHRLGAEVMVLVVAMHMLRTFITGSYKKPRQFTWVTGILLLLFTIFLSFSGYLLPWDQLAYWALTVFISGGAAAPAPAFVNDNILLILQGGPALGADGLLRWYLLHVLLLPLLAGIFFFVHYYKVVLYGISLPPGREQVGEDTAKRVPKDERTYFIPDILTSELMWSALATLFLVAGALWLWDAPLETHADPVVTPLHVVAPWYLSWSQGWLKLADKTLVVGFIPLLMVAFMVMPYIEVGKSRRYADRRVGLSVAMLFMAFMLVSNWMGSPEFRVQSSPDREVSIQLLPEEGPGGLKGIPFEHLTPGTYAPGQVVEGNPFLTRGLEAFQEAMYQQSCTLTGNEQWPECRVETLENGTRRFSNFFTTDAMPDPVARLVIAEVQPNLKELILHYEVTNPDTGETTNTEWARPRHAFSNYEEECQFLNKSCVTN from the coding sequence ATGGCTACATTCGTCGAACAAGTCCGCGAGATGGGAGTCAAACAGGCCGTCGTCACCAAGGCTGACGAGGTCGTCGAGCGCCTCACCGCCGGCATGAATATCACCGATATTCGGTCGGCGTTGCGCGGCGACGAACCGCGCCGGCCCAACCCGCGCCTGCGGCCCCACGCCGATGGCTTCTGGCTCCACATCCGGCCCAGCTTCTACCACACCGGCGTCACCCACATCTACCCCACCTTCCGGCTGGGCTGGCTGGCGACCTTCATGTTGATCTGGGAGACGATCACCGGCCTGGTGCTGATGGTCTTCTATACTCCCAGCCCGCTGTCCGCCTACGGCAATATGTGGAACATCCTGGGCAACGTGCCGTTGGGCCAGCTGTTCCGCAATATGCACCGGCTGGGAGCCGAGGTGATGGTGCTGGTGGTCGCCATGCACATGCTCAGAACGTTCATCACCGGCAGCTATAAGAAGCCCAGACAGTTCACCTGGGTCACCGGCATTTTGCTGTTGCTCTTCACCATCTTCCTGAGCTTCAGCGGCTACCTGTTGCCGTGGGACCAGTTGGCCTATTGGGCGCTGACGGTGTTCATCAGTGGTGGCGCGGCGGCTCCGGCCCCGGCCTTCGTCAACGACAACATCCTGCTCATCCTGCAGGGCGGCCCGGCGCTGGGGGCCGACGGTCTGCTGCGCTGGTATTTGCTCCACGTCCTGCTGCTGCCGCTGCTGGCGGGCATCTTCTTCTTCGTCCACTACTACAAGGTCGTGCTCTACGGCATCTCGCTGCCCCCCGGCCGCGAGCAGGTGGGCGAGGACACGGCCAAGCGCGTGCCCAAGGACGAACGTACCTACTTCATCCCCGACATCCTGACCAGCGAGCTCATGTGGTCGGCCCTGGCGACCCTGTTCCTGGTGGCCGGCGCGCTGTGGCTGTGGGACGCGCCGCTGGAGACCCACGCCGACCCGGTGGTGACGCCGCTCCACGTCGTCGCCCCGTGGTATCTGTCGTGGTCGCAGGGCTGGCTGAAGCTGGCCGACAAGACGCTGGTCGTAGGCTTCATCCCGCTGCTGATGGTGGCCTTCATGGTCATGCCCTACATCGAAGTGGGCAAGAGCCGCCGCTATGCCGACCGCCGCGTGGGTCTGTCGGTCGCCATGTTGTTCATGGCCTTTATGCTCGTCTCTAACTGGATGGGATCGCCGGAGTTTCGCGTGCAATCCTCGCCCGACCGCGAGGTCAGCATCCAGCTATTGCCCGAGGAAGGCCCCGGCGGTCTGAAGGGCATCCCCTTCGAGCACCTGACGCCGGGCACGTATGCGCCGGGGCAGGTTGTCGAGGGCAACCCCTTCCTGACCCGTGGCCTGGAGGCGTTCCAGGAGGCCATGTACCAGCAAAGCTGCACCCTGACCGGCAACGAGCAGTGGCCGGAATGTCGCGTTGAGACGCTGGAGAACGGCACCCGCCGCTTCAGCAACTTCTTCACCACCGACGCCATGCCCGACCCGGTGGCCCGGTTGGTGATCGCCGAGGTGCAGCCAAACCTGAAAGAGCTGATCCTGCACTACGAGGTGACCAATCCCGACACCGGCGAAACCACCAACACCGAATGGGCTCGGCCGCGCCACGCCTTCTCGAACTACGAAGAAGAATGTCAATTCCTGAACAAATCGTGCGTGACGAATTAG
- a CDS encoding DUF4332 domain-containing protein has protein sequence MNFWTGLILGVIIGWLVEWIIDWLFWRRDAGEAREAELQLKERLAVAEGRAAPDVDVDAWLAEAEQEYQARLLAAEEEWQARLNLNEQQWQAQYARVEADNADLQTRLSGGAVAAGTVAAGIMLNDEPGAADVRLADETLLAELAEEDADLELSATDEPWPAGAPEYEAGGERLLDEMDSDVAERFHLAGIDSVDELAAADATALAVTTGLEQEAAEEWIERAAESLSPAAVAPTHRDDLTRVHGIGPKYAGLLAAAGITSFDDLAAATPDRLRDVVKPGPMQQINFASWSAQAAALAGARGLRVGDDLTELEGIGPVYAAKLREKGIVAFADLAAADEATLAGIIDAPAWRRINYGDWIAQARLAAAGDEAGLRELQDRLYRRGGDNLGLIRGLGGRSVAALDAAGIATFADLAATTPQQVESALRQAGVRGSYDYEAWIGEAGVRAAGKRVSTGRQRPTYSVPCPQDLSAVSGIGPVFEERLYAAGIGSYWALAELPADQLVTLLDARPGQVDPAAIKAAAMRRAVETDSLGRTWNGTPPDDFDGLPEIGEVYERRLYEAGICTYETLAATAPERLAEICQAPAMRAPNYGAWVALAAELAAARGSN, from the coding sequence ATGAACTTTTGGACCGGATTGATTCTGGGAGTCATCATCGGCTGGCTGGTGGAGTGGATTATCGACTGGCTTTTCTGGCGACGGGACGCCGGCGAGGCCCGCGAGGCAGAGCTACAACTAAAGGAGCGCCTGGCCGTGGCCGAAGGTCGCGCCGCGCCGGATGTTGACGTGGATGCCTGGCTGGCCGAAGCCGAGCAGGAGTATCAGGCCCGCCTGCTTGCCGCCGAAGAAGAGTGGCAGGCGCGGCTGAATCTCAACGAGCAACAGTGGCAAGCGCAGTACGCACGGGTGGAGGCGGACAACGCCGACTTGCAGACGCGCCTGTCCGGCGGCGCGGTAGCCGCGGGTACGGTGGCCGCCGGCATCATGCTGAATGATGAACCAGGCGCGGCAGACGTGCGCCTGGCTGATGAGACGCTCCTCGCCGAACTGGCCGAGGAGGACGCCGATTTAGAGCTATCGGCGACGGACGAACCGTGGCCGGCCGGCGCGCCGGAGTACGAGGCCGGCGGCGAGCGGCTGCTCGACGAGATGGACAGCGACGTGGCCGAACGGTTCCACCTGGCGGGCATCGATTCGGTTGACGAACTGGCCGCCGCCGATGCCACCGCGCTCGCCGTCACCACGGGCTTGGAGCAGGAGGCCGCCGAAGAATGGATTGAGCGGGCCGCGGAATCCCTCTCACCGGCTGCCGTGGCCCCCACGCACCGCGACGACCTGACCCGCGTCCACGGCATCGGCCCCAAATACGCCGGGCTACTGGCCGCCGCGGGTATCACGTCATTTGACGATCTGGCCGCGGCCACGCCCGACCGCTTGCGCGACGTCGTCAAGCCCGGCCCCATGCAGCAGATCAACTTCGCCAGTTGGTCGGCCCAGGCGGCGGCGTTGGCCGGCGCGCGCGGGCTACGGGTTGGCGACGACCTGACCGAACTGGAAGGCATCGGCCCCGTCTATGCCGCCAAATTGCGCGAGAAGGGCATCGTCGCCTTCGCCGACCTGGCCGCGGCCGACGAGGCCACGCTGGCCGGCATCATCGACGCCCCCGCCTGGCGGCGCATCAACTATGGCGACTGGATCGCCCAGGCCCGGCTGGCCGCTGCCGGCGACGAAGCCGGTTTGCGCGAGCTACAGGATCGCCTGTACCGGCGCGGCGGCGATAACCTGGGCCTGATTCGCGGCCTGGGTGGCCGGTCGGTGGCGGCGCTGGATGCGGCGGGTATCGCCACCTTTGCCGACCTGGCCGCGACCACGCCCCAGCAAGTCGAGAGCGCCTTGCGCCAGGCCGGCGTGCGCGGCAGCTACGATTACGAGGCCTGGATCGGCGAGGCCGGGGTGCGCGCTGCCGGCAAGCGCGTATCGACCGGCCGCCAACGCCCGACCTACAGCGTACCCTGCCCGCAGGACCTGTCGGCCGTGTCCGGCATCGGCCCGGTGTTCGAGGAGCGTCTCTACGCCGCCGGCATCGGCAGCTATTGGGCGCTGGCCGAACTGCCGGCCGACCAACTGGTGACCCTCCTCGACGCCCGCCCGGGGCAAGTCGATCCGGCGGCCATCAAGGCCGCGGCCATGCGCCGTGCTGTGGAGACCGACTCGCTCGGCCGCACCTGGAACGGCACGCCGCCCGATGATTTCGACGGTCTGCCCGAAATCGGCGAGGTCTATGAGCGGCGGCTCTACGAGGCGGGCATCTGCACCTATGAGACGTTGGCCGCCACCGCGCCGGAGCGTTTGGCCGAGATTTGCCAGGCCCCGGCGATGCGCGCCCCCAATTATGGAGCCTGGGTCGCCCTGGCCGCCGAGTTGGCCGCGGCCCGCGGGAGCAACTAA
- a CDS encoding QcrA and Rieske domain-containing protein produces MASQAATADTGSGLSSGISRREFLYYVWGASIALVSLQGAGLLVWFLIPRFREGEFGGTFTVSVDDVPPINASPINFAEGRFWLVNLDSTQPNDLMYQAEDEPNPILGVAAIYKVCTHLGCIYSWTPTNNRFECPCHGSKYRLDGRRVESPAPRTLDRFLLQAIADDETTVLAEATLSEDFYEPLVLPSGTAFVRVDTGSRKNGPSHPLLCEFQGNCP; encoded by the coding sequence ATGGCAAGTCAAGCGGCAACAGCAGATACCGGATCGGGCCTCTCCAGTGGCATTAGCCGGCGGGAGTTCCTCTATTACGTCTGGGGAGCATCGATCGCGCTGGTTTCGTTGCAGGGCGCGGGGTTGCTGGTGTGGTTCCTGATCCCCCGCTTTCGCGAGGGCGAGTTCGGCGGCACCTTCACCGTCAGTGTCGATGACGTACCACCAATTAACGCGTCGCCGATCAACTTCGCCGAGGGTCGGTTCTGGCTGGTCAACTTGGACAGCACTCAGCCCAACGATTTGATGTATCAGGCCGAGGACGAACCAAACCCCATCCTGGGCGTGGCCGCCATCTATAAGGTATGCACCCATCTGGGCTGCATCTACTCCTGGACGCCCACCAACAACCGCTTTGAGTGCCCGTGCCACGGCTCGAAATACCGGCTCGACGGCCGCCGGGTGGAATCGCCCGCCCCGCGCACCCTCGACCGCTTCCTGCTCCAGGCCATCGCCGACGACGAGACGACCGTCCTGGCCGAGGCCACTCTGAGCGAAGATTTCTACGAACCGCTCGTGTTGCCCAGCGGCACGGCCTTCGTGCGCGTGGACACCGGCAGCCGCAAAAACGGCCCGTCGCACCCGCTGCTGTGCGAATTCCAGGGCAATTGCCCCTAA
- the mscL gene encoding large-conductance mechanosensitive channel protein MscL yields MIKEFREFIMRGNVIELAVAVIIGAAFTAIVNSLVNDIIMPIIGAILGGINFASLAITVGDANITYGNFIQAIINFLLIALVLFLIIRSINRMSRKPAAAPAAPPAPPAPTNEELLLREIRDLLRDRRQL; encoded by the coding sequence ATGATTAAAGAGTTTCGTGAGTTTATCATGCGCGGGAATGTGATTGAGCTGGCCGTGGCCGTCATCATCGGCGCGGCGTTTACAGCCATCGTCAACTCCCTCGTCAATGACATCATCATGCCTATCATCGGCGCCATCCTGGGCGGAATCAATTTCGCTTCCCTGGCTATTACGGTGGGCGACGCCAACATCACCTACGGCAACTTCATTCAAGCCATCATCAATTTCCTGCTCATTGCCCTGGTGTTGTTCCTGATCATTCGCTCCATCAACCGCATGAGCCGCAAGCCGGCCGCCGCGCCCGCCGCGCCGCCCGCGCCGCCCGCGCCGACGAACGAGGAACTGCTGTTGCGCGAGATCCGCGACCTGCTGCGCGATCGTCGCCAGCTGTAA
- a CDS encoding fasciclin domain-containing protein: MFRYRTDEEIRRYDLMKLGVLLMLLALLALTWIATRDMDVAGTVVDESATAAAELASVPAPTLGVPSINAPAGALPPGGVTLSGTAGPGAQVVILIDGLPAGAASAGVDGAWSTTVDLPAGDYTVQAQTVDNVGAVVGESAPILIHVGETEEIAVEPGELAMPGFDPLTGRYMFSGTAAPGQTVTISSNGTVVGTGLADETGAWAIAVQSDAIGGEVTMQSTNAAGDVVGQSLPLKLNGRPPSLNVTGDVQVDPSGGALLWPARPEGVALSGRGEPGTAVEIVVDGAPATTAVVDPSGQWTATLTLPEGVHVLQLNTLDPGGALLLAALPVTVAVGEAALAEGTPGATEAAPADGGQTVAELLAGRPEFAAFWAAAQATGLSETLAEATEFTVFAPTDDAFNELPPQVIDGLTANPDVLAQLLQYHVARGQYAAADLLVVQPATLDGRLLTIAAENDTLTVNDALVSAPDIAATNGVIHAIDRILVPPLAVGVRPPVIDESGVPTFTGPLLTIVGTAEPNHTILIELNGESFGQPAVVGPDTTWLVAGDVTTGEYRIIAYMLSASGALEAISRPVILPVR; the protein is encoded by the coding sequence ATGTTTCGCTATCGCACCGACGAAGAGATCAGGCGCTATGATCTAATGAAGCTGGGCGTGCTGCTCATGCTGCTGGCGCTGCTGGCCCTCACCTGGATCGCCACCCGCGACATGGATGTGGCCGGGACGGTGGTCGATGAGTCGGCCACCGCCGCCGCCGAACTGGCCTCCGTGCCCGCGCCCACGCTCGGCGTACCCTCCATCAATGCTCCGGCTGGGGCCTTGCCGCCCGGCGGCGTAACGCTCAGCGGCACGGCCGGCCCGGGGGCGCAGGTCGTCATTCTGATCGATGGCCTTCCGGCCGGCGCGGCCAGCGCCGGGGTCGATGGCGCGTGGTCGACCACGGTCGATCTGCCGGCCGGCGACTACACGGTTCAGGCCCAGACGGTCGATAACGTCGGCGCGGTGGTGGGCGAGTCGGCGCCGATCCTCATCCACGTGGGCGAAACGGAAGAGATCGCCGTTGAACCGGGCGAGTTGGCGATGCCGGGCTTCGACCCATTGACCGGGCGCTATATGTTCTCCGGCACGGCCGCGCCGGGCCAAACGGTCACGATCAGCAGCAACGGCACGGTTGTGGGCACGGGTCTGGCCGACGAAACAGGCGCGTGGGCCATCGCCGTGCAGTCCGACGCGATCGGTGGCGAGGTGACGATGCAAAGCACCAATGCCGCCGGCGACGTCGTCGGGCAGAGCCTGCCGCTCAAGCTCAACGGCCGGCCGCCCAGCCTGAACGTGACCGGCGATGTGCAAGTTGACCCAAGCGGCGGCGCGCTGCTGTGGCCCGCCCGGCCGGAAGGGGTAGCCCTGAGCGGCCGGGGCGAGCCGGGAACCGCGGTTGAGATCGTCGTTGACGGCGCGCCCGCGACCACGGCCGTGGTCGACCCCAGCGGCCAGTGGACGGCGACGCTGACCCTGCCCGAAGGCGTCCACGTTCTCCAACTGAACACCCTCGACCCCGGCGGGGCGCTTCTCCTGGCCGCGCTGCCGGTCACGGTGGCGGTGGGTGAGGCGGCTCTGGCGGAAGGGACACCGGGAGCGACCGAGGCCGCGCCGGCTGATGGCGGCCAGACGGTGGCCGAGCTACTGGCCGGTCGCCCCGAGTTCGCCGCTTTTTGGGCCGCCGCGCAGGCCACGGGGCTAAGCGAGACGCTGGCCGAGGCGACCGAATTCACCGTCTTTGCCCCGACCGACGACGCGTTCAATGAGTTGCCGCCGCAGGTGATCGACGGCTTGACGGCCAACCCGGACGTGCTGGCGCAGCTCTTGCAATACCACGTGGCGCGCGGCCAATACGCGGCCGCCGACCTGCTCGTCGTGCAGCCGGCGACCTTGGACGGTCGTCTGTTGACCATCGCGGCGGAGAATGACACCCTGACGGTTAATGATGCTCTGGTGAGCGCGCCGGACATTGCCGCCACGAACGGCGTCATTCACGCCATCGACCGCATCCTCGTGCCGCCGCTGGCGGTGGGCGTGCGCCCGCCGGTCATCGACGAATCCGGCGTGCCGACCTTCACCGGCCCATTGCTGACCATCGTCGGCACGGCCGAACCTAATCACACGATACTGATAGAATTGAACGGCGAGTCATTCGGTCAGCCGGCCGTCGTGGGGCCGGATACGACCTGGCTGGTGGCGGGCGACGTAACGACGGGCGAATACCGGATTATCGCCTACATGCTGAGCGCGTCCGGCGCATTGGAAGCCATCTCGCGGCCGGTGATATTACCGGTCAGATAA
- a CDS encoding META domain-containing protein — translation MMKKTYFSLMAALVALAVALAACTPTGGEPESIAAPTEQPAAETVEGATDLEKTDEMSENGLQGVRWVLVSYLNAAGETVEALADREATAEFGADGRVAGNGSCNNYFAGYTVDGANLTISQAGSTMMACTDEGVMEQEAAFLAALQAAATFTNDGETLQIANAEGATVLTFRAVAPTALVGTNWTATMVNNNREAVSGLIADTTITAVFTEDGKLNGSAGCNNYMTSYTLDGGNITILPAATTRKMCPEPAGVMEQETAFVTMLSQAATYTISGNVLELRTAEGALIVSFMAE, via the coding sequence ATGATGAAGAAAACGTATTTTAGTCTGATGGCCGCCTTGGTGGCCCTGGCGGTCGCCCTGGCCGCCTGTACCCCGACCGGCGGCGAGCCGGAGAGCATTGCCGCGCCGACCGAGCAGCCGGCGGCCGAAACCGTGGAAGGCGCAACTGATTTGGAGAAAACGGACGAAATGAGCGAGAACGGATTACAAGGTGTGCGCTGGGTACTGGTATCCTATCTGAATGCCGCCGGCGAAACGGTCGAGGCCCTGGCCGACCGCGAGGCGACGGCCGAGTTCGGCGCCGACGGCCGCGTGGCCGGCAACGGTAGCTGCAACAACTACTTCGCCGGCTACACGGTCGATGGCGCTAATCTGACCATCAGCCAGGCCGGATCGACGATGATGGCCTGTACCGACGAGGGCGTGATGGAGCAAGAGGCCGCCTTCCTGGCCGCGCTGCAAGCGGCGGCGACCTTCACCAACGATGGCGAAACGTTACAGATCGCCAACGCCGAGGGCGCGACGGTGCTGACCTTCCGGGCCGTGGCACCGACCGCGTTGGTGGGCACGAACTGGACGGCCACCATGGTCAACAACAACCGTGAAGCGGTCAGCGGCCTGATTGCCGACACGACGATTACGGCTGTGTTCACCGAAGACGGCAAGCTGAACGGCTCGGCCGGCTGCAACAACTACATGACCAGCTACACGCTGGACGGCGGCAACATCACCATCCTGCCCGCGGCCACGACCCGCAAGATGTGCCCGGAGCCGGCCGGGGTGATGGAGCAAGAGACGGCTTTCGTCACGATGCTGTCGCAGGCGGCCACCTATACCATCAGCGGCAATGTGCTGGAATTGCGCACGGCTGAGGGCGCGCTGATCGTGTCCTTCATGGCCGAGTAA